The stretch of DNA ACAATCTAACTTGATTAGCTCAAAATCTTTTTCAGTTGCAAACTCTGTAACACAAGCGGTTTTGCCAATTCCTGTCAGGCCAGACAAAACCGGGATTCTCAATTTTCCCGGAGAGTGGTCTCCGATGATCACATGACCATCGCTGATGAGTTGTTTCATACGGACAACCTGAACGTTCCTATCGTAAGCATTAACGAGCGACAATTTCATTTTTTGGAAACTCATTTCGTAGCTCCTGATTAAGCCTAACTACAAATGGACACCCTAAAGGGCGTATCTTCTTGCACCTTCAAGGTGTACAATTTTGATGCAACTCTACAGAACAGCCTTTCTGATTGCAACATCGCGTATATGAGCACCCTAAAAATGAAGCTGCTCACACCTTCGGCTCCGTCGCCGCGACCGCCAAAACTTCTCGATCAGGTTCGTAACAAAATTCGGCTCAAGCATTACAGTCTGCGCACCGAACAGGCCTATGTGGACTGGGCACGGCGCTACATTTTCTTTCACGGCAAACGCCATCCGGCGGAAATGGGGGCGGCGGAAGTGGAAGCTTTTCTGACCCACTTGGCCGTGGAAGGAAGGGTTGCCGCCTCTACGCAGAATCAGGCGCGCGCGGCGTTATTGTTTCTGTATCGGGAAGTGCTGCAGCAGGAGCTGCCTTGGCTCGAAGGGGTGGAAGCAGCCAAGGAATCCCGCCGCATACCGGTGGTCTTGACCCATGGGGAAGTCAACGCTTTGCTGGATCGTTTGCAAGGGGTGCACGGCTTGATCGGCCGCCTGTTGTATGGAACGGGAATGCGGCTGATGGAGGCGA from Methylococcus geothermalis encodes:
- a CDS encoding integron integrase, which translates into the protein MDTLKGVSSCTFKVYNFDATLQNSLSDCNIAYMSTLKMKLLTPSAPSPRPPKLLDQVRNKIRLKHYSLRTEQAYVDWARRYIFFHGKRHPAEMGAAEVEAFLTHLAVEGRVAASTQNQARAALLFLYREVLQQELPWLEGVEAAKESRRIPVVLTHGEVNALLDRLQGVHGLIGRLLYGTGMRLMEAMRLRVKDIEFERREIIIRDGKGFKDRVTMLPAVLIEPLEMHLQAVKRQHEDDLKAGFGSVYLPFALERKYPNAGKEWGWQYVFPATQVSVDPRSGAMRRHHLDEKCIQRAMKQAVRDTGLAKPATPHTLRHSFATHLLQAGYDIRTVQELLGHKDVSTTMIYTHVLNRGGQGVVSPLDRI